From the genome of Flavobacterium sediminis:
GCTATTATTGTAGACCAACCCGGTTCTTTCGTAGTCATGTCAACTTTAGGAATTATTGTTGCTACGAGTTTTTCAAAAGAAACGCCAAGTGCTAAAACACTTTTAACCAAAATTTTAAAATTCCCACCTTTTCTAGCCTTTTTTTTAGGTTTAATGCTGAATCTTTTTAAAGTAGATTTCCCTATGGATCTGCAAAGTGTTTTTCAACGCGTAGGCGCAACAGTTTCACCAGTTGCCTTAGTAGCAGTTGGGCTTCAGTTAAAATTTGAACGCAGAAGTTTGCATTGGCCATTTTTAGGCGTTGGTCTACTTTTTAAATTAATCATAACCCCTTTGTTCTTTTTTGTACTCTACAAATTAGTTTTAGGAGCCGATGGTTTACCTATTGATGTTTCCATTATCGAAGCAGCAATGGCACCTATGATTACCGGGGCAATTTTGGCTTCCAGTTATGGTTTAAAACCCAAATTAAGTAACATGATGGTGGGCGTCGGAATTCCGCTTTCTTTTGTTACCTTAGTACTATGGTATTTTATTTTACTCCAATTTTAATATGGAATTAACAGCTCAACATATCAATGAATTAACCCAAATCGTTGGTGAAAATTTCATTTTTACAGATTTTGAAACTCGAAAAAAATACGGCTACGATGAAACGGAAGATTATAATTTTCCACCGCATGTTGTGGTAAAACCAGAAAATACAGCGCAAATTTCGGCCGTGGTACAATTGGCAAATCAATATAAAATTCCGGTAGTTCCCATTGGTGGAAGAACTGGTTTAAGCGGTGG
Proteins encoded in this window:
- a CDS encoding AEC family transporter, which gives rise to MDNIILLFGCLLLGVLFQKVPAFPKNAHQALNQFVIYVSIPAIALYYIPKIELNASLLYPLGIAWLGFGLSFVFFYGLGKLLGWSKKLIGCLIVVSGLGNTSFVGFPVIEALYGKEGIETAIIVDQPGSFVVMSTLGIIVATSFSKETPSAKTLLTKILKFPPFLAFFLGLMLNLFKVDFPMDLQSVFQRVGATVSPVALVAVGLQLKFERRSLHWPFLGVGLLFKLIITPLFFFVLYKLVLGADGLPIDVSIIEAAMAPMITGAILASSYGLKPKLSNMMVGVGIPLSFVTLVLWYFILLQF